The Alteromonas macleodii ATCC 27126 genome segment CACCTAGCTGAAGGCAGATACCCAATGCAGCCATGATGTTTAGTACGTTGTGCATGCCCGCCAAATGAATATCGCTAAGGGCAATAAGCTTTTCGTCTTTAAACGTTATATATAGACTTTGTTCATCGTCACGAGCACTATCGTCACCGTCAAAAGACGCAATCGCAAACCCTGTGGTCGACTCTCCCAGTCCATATTCAACGATATTTTTTGACGCTAGCGACTCTTCATTAGACGCGGCATTAGATTCGCCATCAGATACTGCATTTGATGCAGCAATCCCCTTAGCATCGGTAATAAGCTGCTCGTAAGGTGCTACAAACTCACCGTCTCGCCACACAACCGCAGATTTCGCGTTATCAAAAATGCGATGCTTGGCATCGATATAGGCTTCAAGGGTACCGTGACGGTCTAGGTGATCATCGGAAATATTAAGGACAGTAGCAGCTTCGAGCACCAAGCTAGACGTTGTTTCAAGTTGAAAACTTGATAACTCCATCACCACTACATCTGCATCACTTTGAAGCGCTTCAAGCACAGGGCGACCTACGTTACCCGCTTCAATACTTTTTACGCCGCAGTTTTTGAGCAGATGGTTCACTAATAAAGTAACCGTGGTTTTACCGTTAGAGCCGGTGATACCTACTACGCGCTTAGCTGGCGTAGCATCACTCGTGGAGGCATTTAAACGGGCAAACAATTCCACGTCGCCGATCACCTCAACACCACACTTTTGCGCTAAAGCCACTTGTTCAATATCAAGAGCAAGCCCTGGGCTTAACACCAAGGTGTCTACACCATCAAAGTAATCTTCGCTTAGAGCAGTGCAAGTGACCTTCTCTGCCATAAACGCTTGCATGTCGGTATCAAGATCAGAATCAGGGTCGGTAACTAGAGTAAAATTAGCACGGGTATCAAATGCTTTAACCGTTGCCTGCTTTTGCAACAAAAAGCGCACGCAAGCCTGACCTGTAACACCTAGGCCACCGACTACATAACTATGCTCACGTACGTTATACGACATTACGATTTATCTCTTTACCGCTTATCTAAGTTTGAGGGTAGCAAGACCCACCAACACCAAAATGATTGAAATGATCCAAAAACGCACTATTACGCGCGGCTCTGGCCAGCCCTTCAATTCATAGTGATGGTGAATAGGCGCCATACGAAAAATACGCTGGCCACGCAATTTGTAAGAACCTACCTGAAGGATGACCGACAGGGTTTCCATAACAAAAACACCACCCATGATGATTAACACGAGTTCTTGGCGCACTAATACAGCTAACACACCTAGTGTGCCGCCTAGCGCTAGTGAGCCAACGTCACCCATAAATACTTGTGCCGGATACGTGTTAAACCATAAAAAGCCTAAGCCTGCACCGACCATGGCGGTACACACAATCACCAGTTCGCTGGTAAGCGGAATATGAGGAATATTCAGGTATTCAGCAAAGTTCGCATTACCTGTCACATAGGCGAAAATGGCAAATGCGCCTGCCACCAATATAGTGGGCACAATGGCAAGTCCATCCAATCCATCGGTAAGGTTTACCGCGTTACTTGTGCCTACAATGGCAAAGTAGGTAATAATGATGAAGAACGCACCTAACTGCGGGAACACTTCTTTGAAGAAAGGCACCAGTAGTGAGGTTTCAGCGCTTATTGTTGCACTGCTGTATAGATAGAATGCGACGCCTAACGCAACCACAGATTGCCAGAAATATTTCCAACGGGCGATAAGCCCCTTCGAATCTTTGCGGATCACTTTTCTGTAGTCGTCAACAAACCCAATAATACCGTAGGCCACAACCACGGTAAGGGTTACCAACACATAACGGTTAGTCAGGTCAGCCCAAAGCAGGCCGCTTACTACAATTGCTGCGAGTATTAGTAACCCGCCCATAGTGGGTGTGCCTGATTTTGACAAATGGCTTTGCGGGCCATCGTCTCGTACAGTTTGACCAATTTGCATACGCTGCAAATAACGAATCATCTTAGGGCCAATAAGAATGGCAATA includes the following:
- the mraY gene encoding phospho-N-acetylmuramoyl-pentapeptide-transferase, which encodes MLIWLADWLTQFDSGFNVFSYLTLRAILSTLTALLIAILIGPKMIRYLQRMQIGQTVRDDGPQSHLSKSGTPTMGGLLILAAIVVSGLLWADLTNRYVLVTLTVVVAYGIIGFVDDYRKVIRKDSKGLIARWKYFWQSVVALGVAFYLYSSATISAETSLLVPFFKEVFPQLGAFFIIITYFAIVGTSNAVNLTDGLDGLAIVPTILVAGAFAIFAYVTGNANFAEYLNIPHIPLTSELVIVCTAMVGAGLGFLWFNTYPAQVFMGDVGSLALGGTLGVLAVLVRQELVLIIMGGVFVMETLSVILQVGSYKLRGQRIFRMAPIHHHYELKGWPEPRVIVRFWIISIILVLVGLATLKLR
- the murD gene encoding UDP-N-acetylmuramoyl-L-alanine--D-glutamate ligase, coding for MSYNVREHSYVVGGLGVTGQACVRFLLQKQATVKAFDTRANFTLVTDPDSDLDTDMQAFMAEKVTCTALSEDYFDGVDTLVLSPGLALDIEQVALAQKCGVEVIGDVELFARLNASTSDATPAKRVVGITGSNGKTTVTLLVNHLLKNCGVKSIEAGNVGRPVLEALQSDADVVVMELSSFQLETTSSLVLEAATVLNISDDHLDRHGTLEAYIDAKHRIFDNAKSAVVWRDGEFVAPYEQLITDAKGIAASNAVSDGESNAASNEESLASKNIVEYGLGESTTGFAIASFDGDDSARDDEQSLYITFKDEKLIALSDIHLAGMHNVLNIMAALGICLQLGVSPALAVKHLRSFKAAPHRCVEIARVNDIRYIDDSKATNIGATVAALEGLAPTIQGKLILIAGGDAKGADIASLSPYLTKYVSHVFALGKDAHLFEKSFAHTTRVATMKDAVKAATRLAAPGDVVLLSPACASLDMFKNYMHRGDVFKQDVHDLLNLHSKNDDAVEATS